A stretch of the Arachis stenosperma cultivar V10309 chromosome 6, arast.V10309.gnm1.PFL2, whole genome shotgun sequence genome encodes the following:
- the LOC130936381 gene encoding uncharacterized protein LOC130936381, giving the protein MVTKTEENQLNRLESQVDNAGGGAWEYLCLVRKLKLRRSDKVLKHGLSILNNPSKRSALGPEEWTLYEQVAVAAMDCQSLDVAKDCIKVLRKKFPDSKRVGRLEALLLEAKGSWELAEKAYSSLLEDNPLDQTIHKRRVAMAKAQGNIPGAIEWLNKYLEIFMADHDAWRELAEIYVSLQMYKQAAFCYEELILSQPTVPLYHLAYADVLYTLGGLENLQTAKKYYTSTIDLTGGKNTRALFGVCLCTSAITQVTKGKSKEEKEGSQVQSLAAKMLEKDYKQRAPDKLPQLTTALKSLTLTS; this is encoded by the exons ATGGTTACGAAAACGGAGGAGAACCAACTGAACCGCCTCGAGAGCCAGGTGGACAACGCCGGAGGTGGAGCATGGGAGTACCTCTGTCTCGTAAGGAAGCTCAAGCTTCGCCGCTCAGACAAAGTCCTCAAGCATGGCCTCTCCATCCTGAACAATCCTTCCAAGCGATCCGCTCTTGGCCCTGAAG AGTGGACTTTGTATGAACAGGTTGCTGTTGCGGCTATGGATTGCCAAAGTCTTGATGTTGCTAAG GACTGTATAAAGGTTCTCCGGAAGAAATTCCCAGACAGTAAACGAGTTG GCAGGTTGGAGGCATTGTTGCTTGAAGCTAAAGGGTCCTGGGAATTAGCAGAGAAGGCATACTCAAGCCTACTGGAGGATAATCCTCTTGATCAA ACCATCCATAAGAGGAGAGTGGCTATGGCAAAGGCACAAGGCAACATTCCAGGAGCTATTGAATGGCTTAATAAATATCTAGAAAT ATTCATGGCAGATCATGATGCGTGGAGAGAACTGGCCGAAATATATGTCTCCTTGCAAAT GTATAAACAAGCAGCTTTTTGCTACGAGGAGTTAATATTATCTCAACCTACTGTGCCACTCTACCACTTAGCCTATGCCGAT GTACTTTATACACTTGGTGGATTAGAGAATCTCCAAACTGCCAAGAAATACTATACATCCACTATTGACCTGACTGGAGGCAAGAATACAAGAGCACTTTTTGGTGTATGCTTG TGCACGTCGGCTATCACACAGGTTACAAAAGGGAagagcaaggaagagaaagaaggatcACAAGTACAATCTCTAGCAGCCAAAATGTTGGAGAAAGATTACAAGCAGAGAGCTCCCGACAAGCTTCCTCAACTTACAACCGCCTTGAAGAGCTTAACACTGACATCATGA
- the LOC130932964 gene encoding uncharacterized protein LOC130932964, which translates to MKDFPSCFGENGVQVADSSSSSSSKNAQNLVSSSYQCQIRSQSCVVTVTWSKNLMGHCLSVGIDDSTNQCLCKVDIKPWVFSKRKGCKSLEAYSCKIDVYWDLSSAKFGSGPEPLEGFYVGVVADRQMVLLLGDLRKEAFKKTNVGPLYYNAVLVAKKEHVFGKKLYGTKAVFCNNGQVHDLVIECDTSISEPSLMIRIDSKTVMQVKHLRWKFRGNHTILVDGLAVEVLWDVYNWLFNPYLGDAVFMFRTCLSTDKMWPAQPLSDANLLHLSFSQRFSDTKSQGVGFSLILHAWKNV; encoded by the coding sequence ATGAAGGATTTCCCTTCTTGTTTTGGTGAAAATGGAGTTCAAGTTGCAGATTCTTCATCTTCAAGCTCCAGTAAGAACGCTCAGAATCTAGTTTCCAGTTCTTATCAATGCCAGATTCGAAGCCAGTCCTGTGTGGTTACTGTCACGTGGAGTAAGAATTTGATGGGGCATTGCCTCAGTGTCGGGATCGATGACTCTACAAATCAGTGTCTTTGTAAGGTGGACATCAAACCGTGGGTGTTCTCCAAGAGAAAAGGTTGCAAGAGCCTCGAGGCTTATTCGTGTAAAATTGATGTATATTGGGACCTCTCTTCGGCGAAATTTGGCTCCGGGCCTGAGCCATTGGAGGGATTTTATGTAGGAGTTGTTGCAGATCGGCAAATGGTTCTCCTTCTGGGGGATTTGAGGAAAGAAGCTTTTAAGAAGACGAATGTTGGTCCATTGTACTACAATGCAGTTTTGGTTGCCAAGAAAGAACATGTTTTTGGTAAGAAGTTGTATGGTACCAAGGCCGTGTTTTGCAATAATGGTCAAGTTCATGACCTTGTGATTGAATGTGACACAAGTATTAGTGAACCGTCACTTATGATTCGCATCGACAGCAAAACAGTGATGCAAGTGAAGCATCTGAGATGGAAGTTCCGGGGAAATCATACTATCCTGGTAGATGGCCTTGCAGTGGAAGTTCTCTGGGATGTGTATAATTGGCTCTTCAATCCATATCTCGGAGATGCTGTCTTTATGTTCAGAACATGCCTATCTACTGATAAGATGTGGCCTGCTCAACCTCTTTCTGATGCAAATCTGTTGCACTTGTCTTTCTCTCAGAGGTTTTCTGATACCAAATCGCAAGGTGTTGGCTTCTCGCTTATTTTACATGCTTGGAAGAATGTGTAG